Proteins from a genomic interval of Flammeovirgaceae bacterium SG7u.111:
- a CDS encoding methylmalonyl-CoA mutase family protein: MQPIAPYQPTHKIRIVTAASLFDGHDVSINLMRRIMQASGAEVIHLGHNRSVKEIVECAIQEDVQAIAITSYQGGHLEFFKYAYDLLQENDCGHIKLFGGGGGTIHPQEIEELHQYGITKIFSPDDGRELGLQGMINVVLEQSDFPTITSFNQGAFPTKENKKEIAKLLTAIENEVDGAASLLRASFNEKGKSTVPVLGITGTGGAGKSSLTDELIRRFLVAHPSLSVAIVSVDPTRKKSGGALLGDRIRMNAINNERVFMRSMATRQANFSLSKYVKEALDVFKIAGYDLVILESSGIGQSDSEITEFVDVSLYVMTPEFGAPSQLEKIDMLDFADVVAINKFDKQGSLDALRDVRKQYQRNRQLWDQPTEKMPVFGTVASQFYDEGTDRLFAHLSGLLGLEKLETSSFAQAEKLSKSVIIPSDRVRYLSEISKTVRDYNKDVEEKSKTASSLYALQKTAAEFENEALVKTAIEQKFDALKSGLAPKELEDLESWSAFKDAYEKGVFSYQVRGKDIKVETTSNSLAGLPIRKVSLPKYKDWGDLLKWQKQENVPGVFPYTAGVFPFKRKGEDPARMFAGEGGPERTNKRFHYVSEGLPAKRLSTAFDSVTLYGKDPDLRPDIYGKIGNSGVSIASLDDAKKLYSGFNLADPSTSVSMTINGPAAAICAYFMNVAIDQQCELYIKENSLEKEVKQKMISIFSRRKADQPMYQAELPENHNKLGLMLLGVTGDQVLPKETYEKIKADTLRAVRGTVQADILKEDQAQNTCIFSTGFSLRLMGDMQQYFIQHKIKNFYSVSISGYHIAEAGANPITQLAFTLANGFTYVEYYLSRGMDIDDFAPNLSFFFSNGIDPEYAVIGRVARRIWAKAMKLLYGASDRSQKLKYHIQTSGRSLHAQEIDFNDIRTTLQALYAIYDNCNSLHTNAYDEAITTPTEESVRRALAIQLIINKELGLAKNQNPLQGSFVIEELTELVEEAVMAEFDRLTERGGVIGAMEAMYQRSRIQEESMYYEHLKHNGDYPIIGVNTFLSSKGSPTIIPQEVIRSTEEEKNRQVHNCQHLKTIYKEEAKSQLAKLQTAATSGGNVFEALMEAIKVCTLGQLTDALFAVGGQYRRNM; encoded by the coding sequence ATGCAACCTATAGCACCTTACCAACCAACACACAAAATCCGGATCGTTACCGCAGCGTCCTTGTTTGATGGACATGATGTTTCCATCAACCTTATGCGGAGGATAATGCAAGCCTCTGGCGCCGAAGTGATCCATTTGGGGCACAACCGCTCCGTGAAAGAAATTGTAGAATGCGCCATTCAGGAAGATGTCCAAGCCATTGCCATTACCTCGTACCAAGGGGGGCATTTGGAGTTTTTCAAATATGCTTACGACCTTCTTCAAGAGAATGATTGCGGGCATATCAAGCTTTTTGGAGGCGGAGGTGGAACTATCCATCCCCAAGAAATAGAGGAACTTCATCAATACGGTATCACCAAGATCTTTTCCCCAGATGACGGGAGGGAACTAGGCTTGCAAGGGATGATAAATGTAGTATTAGAGCAAAGTGATTTCCCTACAATCACAAGCTTCAATCAGGGAGCTTTTCCAACTAAAGAAAACAAAAAAGAGATAGCCAAACTCCTGACTGCCATTGAAAACGAGGTGGATGGAGCGGCGAGTTTACTAAGAGCATCCTTCAATGAAAAGGGCAAATCAACTGTGCCCGTCTTGGGTATTACGGGAACGGGCGGAGCGGGGAAATCGAGCCTGACCGATGAGCTTATCCGTCGCTTTTTGGTTGCCCATCCTAGCTTGTCGGTAGCGATCGTTTCCGTGGACCCTACCCGCAAAAAGTCGGGCGGGGCATTGCTGGGCGACCGCATCCGAATGAATGCCATCAACAATGAGCGGGTGTTTATGCGCTCGATGGCTACCCGCCAAGCAAATTTTTCCCTTTCCAAATATGTGAAAGAAGCCCTTGATGTTTTCAAGATTGCGGGCTACGATTTGGTGATTTTGGAATCTTCGGGCATTGGGCAGTCCGACTCGGAAATAACCGAGTTTGTGGACGTGAGCTTGTATGTGATGACTCCAGAATTTGGTGCGCCCTCACAGTTGGAGAAAATAGATATGCTCGATTTTGCCGACGTAGTAGCCATCAACAAGTTTGATAAGCAGGGGAGCTTAGATGCCCTCCGAGATGTGCGCAAGCAGTACCAACGCAACCGTCAATTGTGGGATCAGCCTACGGAGAAAATGCCCGTATTCGGCACGGTGGCTTCCCAGTTTTACGACGAAGGCACGGACAGGCTCTTTGCCCATTTGTCGGGTTTGCTAGGTTTAGAAAAGTTGGAAACTTCGTCGTTTGCCCAAGCAGAAAAGTTGAGCAAGTCTGTTATTATTCCTTCCGATAGGGTGCGCTACCTTTCCGAAATCAGCAAAACCGTGCGGGATTACAACAAGGACGTGGAAGAGAAAAGCAAAACGGCTTCTTCGCTTTATGCCCTACAAAAAACGGCTGCGGAATTTGAAAATGAAGCTTTGGTTAAAACAGCGATTGAGCAAAAGTTTGATGCTTTAAAATCGGGGCTAGCCCCGAAGGAATTGGAGGATTTGGAAAGCTGGAGTGCCTTCAAAGATGCGTATGAGAAGGGCGTATTTTCTTACCAAGTACGAGGGAAGGATATCAAGGTAGAAACAACGAGCAACTCTTTGGCAGGGCTGCCTATCCGAAAGGTGAGCTTGCCCAAATACAAGGATTGGGGCGATTTGCTAAAGTGGCAAAAGCAGGAAAATGTACCGGGTGTATTTCCCTACACCGCTGGCGTGTTTCCCTTCAAGCGGAAGGGTGAAGATCCTGCCCGCATGTTTGCAGGAGAAGGCGGCCCTGAGCGAACTAACAAGCGCTTCCATTACGTATCGGAAGGCTTGCCCGCTAAGCGACTCTCCACCGCCTTCGATTCGGTCACGCTCTATGGGAAAGATCCCGATTTGCGACCTGATATCTATGGGAAAATAGGCAACTCTGGTGTAAGCATCGCCAGCCTCGACGATGCCAAAAAGCTCTATTCGGGCTTCAATTTGGCTGACCCAAGTACCTCCGTTTCCATGACCATCAATGGCCCAGCCGCAGCTATTTGTGCCTACTTCATGAACGTGGCTATTGACCAGCAATGCGAGTTGTACATAAAAGAGAATAGCTTGGAAAAAGAGGTGAAGCAGAAGATGATTTCTATCTTTAGCAGGCGGAAAGCCGACCAGCCTATGTACCAAGCCGAGTTACCCGAAAACCACAACAAATTGGGCTTGATGTTGCTCGGGGTAACGGGCGATCAGGTTTTGCCTAAAGAGACTTATGAAAAAATAAAAGCCGATACCCTCCGAGCGGTGAGGGGAACGGTGCAAGCCGATATTTTGAAAGAAGACCAAGCGCAAAATACCTGCATTTTTTCCACAGGTTTTTCCCTTCGCCTCATGGGCGATATGCAGCAATATTTTATCCAACATAAAATCAAAAACTTTTACTCCGTCTCCATCTCTGGCTATCATATAGCCGAGGCGGGTGCGAACCCCATCACCCAGTTGGCATTTACCCTTGCCAATGGATTCACTTACGTGGAATATTACCTGAGCAGGGGCATGGATATAGATGATTTTGCACCCAATTTGTCCTTCTTCTTTTCCAATGGGATCGACCCTGAGTATGCGGTGATAGGAAGGGTTGCCCGAAGGATTTGGGCGAAAGCCATGAAGCTGCTCTACGGGGCAAGCGATCGTTCGCAAAAGCTCAAGTACCACATCCAAACTTCGGGAAGGTCGCTCCATGCACAGGAAATCGACTTTAATGATATCCGAACTACTTTGCAAGCGCTCTATGCCATTTACGACAATTGTAACTCCTTGCATACCAATGCTTACGACGAGGCTATCACTACGCCTACGGAAGAATCGGTACGCAGGGCGCTGGCTATCCAGCTCATCATAAACAAGGAACTAGGGCTTGCCAAAAACCAGAATCCTTTGCAAGGCTCATTTGTGATAGAAGAATTGACCGAACTGGTAGAAGAAGCCGTGATGGCGGAATTTGACAGGCTCACCGAAAGGGGAGGGGTGATAGGCGCAATGGAAGCCATGTACCAGCGCTCCCGCATCCAAGAAGAGTCCATGTATTATGAGCATTTGAAACACAACGGTGATTATCCCATCATCGGGGTGAATACCTTCTTGTCCTCCAAAGGCTCGCCGACCATCATTCCCCAAGAAGTGATCCGCTCTACGGAAGAGGAGAAAAACCGACAAGTACACAACTGCCAGCATTTGAAAACTATTTATAAAGAAGAGGCAAAAAGTCAATTAGCAAAATTACAAACCGCAGCCACTAGTGGAGGCAACGTATTTGAAGCTCTCATGGAAGCGATCAAGGTTTGTACTCTTGGGCAACTCACCGATGCCCTCTTCGCTGTAGGCGGGCAGTACAGGAGGAATATGTAG
- a CDS encoding DUF4914 family protein, which translates to MKMHQIMKEKKALKIKERIDSLMENAKSMTIASSVDELAKLAIPGDESQVQKVAYDLPDGRNYLEAEVVKVKNGIAANYPDTYLRRRDPNSMVIADEYPTDKERFESRFGYGFESLKQETFDWLEKQDLAMFYFHAGQPGIGYDGVAVIPANAGFFGLGLALLQGIVDAENLPEGFDPKVAIYVAPPFRHTHFDGKQIVVHERQENQYEMFSYNLYPGPSAKKGVYGMLIHLGNLERWITAHCATVRVVTPYDNVVTIMHEGASGGGKSEILQQPHRQVDGSLLLGESILRNDRPTLELQRTCELQAVTDDMALCYNDDSKENNGKLHLKDAESGWFVRVDHLKTYGTDIVLERITAQPKTPLLFLNINAVPGGTALIWDHIEDEPGKPCPNPRVIVPRDSFPGVYNGSVDVDIRSMGIRTPPCTKEHPTYGIVGMMHILPPALAWLWRLVAPRGHANPSITDSKGLTSEGVGSYWPFTAGRRVTQANLILEQIQRTTEVKHILIPNQHIGAYKTGFMPQWVTREYLARKGNANFSKEQISEARCSLLGYHMNSMRLEGKYIPKELLRVDLQEEVGGEAYDIGAKQLHDFFKSELNQYLLDYLNPVGRKIIECCLDNGSVNEYEGLL; encoded by the coding sequence ATGAAGATGCACCAGATCATGAAAGAAAAAAAAGCACTCAAAATCAAAGAGCGAATTGACAGCCTGATGGAAAATGCGAAAAGCATGACCATTGCCTCCTCTGTCGATGAACTAGCAAAACTTGCAATTCCTGGGGACGAAAGCCAGGTGCAAAAAGTAGCCTATGACTTACCCGATGGTCGGAACTATTTGGAAGCCGAAGTAGTCAAGGTTAAAAATGGAATAGCGGCCAACTACCCCGATACCTACCTAAGAAGAAGGGATCCTAATAGCATGGTCATTGCCGATGAATACCCTACTGACAAAGAAAGATTTGAAAGTAGATTTGGTTACGGTTTCGAATCCTTAAAACAAGAAACATTCGACTGGCTAGAGAAACAAGATCTGGCCATGTTCTATTTCCACGCTGGACAACCAGGCATTGGATACGACGGCGTGGCGGTCATTCCTGCAAACGCCGGGTTCTTTGGCTTAGGCCTAGCCTTGCTACAAGGTATTGTAGACGCCGAGAATCTGCCCGAAGGCTTTGACCCTAAAGTAGCTATCTATGTAGCACCACCTTTCAGGCATACCCATTTTGATGGAAAACAAATAGTGGTACACGAAAGGCAGGAAAACCAATACGAGATGTTTTCTTACAACCTTTACCCGGGGCCAAGTGCAAAAAAAGGAGTCTATGGAATGCTGATTCACTTAGGCAACTTAGAGCGATGGATCACTGCCCATTGCGCCACAGTCAGGGTAGTTACCCCCTACGACAATGTGGTTACCATCATGCACGAAGGCGCCAGCGGTGGTGGCAAAAGTGAAATCTTGCAACAGCCCCACAGGCAGGTGGACGGAAGCCTTTTGCTAGGAGAAAGTATTTTGAGGAACGATCGTCCGACGTTGGAATTACAAAGGACATGTGAGTTGCAAGCGGTGACAGACGATATGGCTTTGTGCTATAACGACGATTCTAAAGAGAATAATGGTAAGCTTCATTTGAAGGATGCCGAAAGTGGTTGGTTTGTACGTGTGGATCACTTGAAAACATACGGAACTGATATTGTATTGGAACGTATCACTGCACAACCCAAAACACCCTTATTGTTCTTAAATATCAATGCAGTACCTGGTGGAACGGCATTGATCTGGGATCATATAGAAGACGAACCTGGCAAACCATGTCCTAATCCACGGGTTATTGTCCCAAGAGATTCGTTTCCGGGAGTGTATAATGGATCGGTGGATGTAGATATCCGAAGCATGGGAATTCGGACTCCTCCCTGCACCAAAGAACACCCAACCTACGGCATTGTGGGCATGATGCATATCTTACCTCCTGCTTTAGCTTGGCTGTGGAGACTCGTAGCTCCTCGCGGGCATGCTAACCCAAGTATTACAGACAGTAAAGGCCTTACTAGTGAAGGTGTAGGTAGTTACTGGCCATTTACTGCAGGCAGAAGGGTAACCCAAGCCAACTTAATATTAGAACAAATCCAGCGTACTACTGAGGTTAAACATATACTTATTCCTAACCAACATATAGGGGCTTATAAGACAGGTTTTATGCCTCAGTGGGTCACTCGTGAGTACCTTGCCAGAAAAGGGAACGCTAACTTCTCTAAAGAACAAATAAGCGAAGCAAGATGCAGCCTATTAGGTTACCATATGAACAGCATGCGCTTAGAAGGCAAGTACATACCAAAAGAGCTTTTGAGAGTAGACTTGCAAGAGGAAGTTGGAGGTGAAGCTTACGATATAGGAGCTAAGCAACTTCACGACTTCTTCAAATCGGAGCTTAATCAGTACTTACTCGACTACCTCAACCCAGTAGGAAGAAAGATTATTGAATGCTGCTTAGATAACGGCTCTGTAAATGAATATGAAGGATTACTGTAA
- a CDS encoding tyrosine-type recombinase/integrase, whose protein sequence is MWYNLNTLCNPSRGCFYFIYLFLQLCNPYGIFFNSRTHCKAGIAQKMPPPPTHMLRHSFATHLLERGTDLRYIQALLGHGSPKTTEIYTHISKKALENIVSPLDNLDL, encoded by the coding sequence TTGTGGTATAATTTGAACACTTTATGTAACCCCTCACGGGGTTGTTTCTATTTTATTTATCTGTTTCTACAATTATGTAATCCCTACGGGATATTTTTTAATTCTAGAACTCACTGTAAAGCAGGGATAGCCCAAAAAATGCCCCCCCCCCCCACACACATGCTCAGGCACAGCTTTGCCACCCATTTGCTGGAACGGGGGACAGATCTTAGGTATATACAGGCCCTATTAGGGCATGGCTCTCCAAAGACTACCGAAATATATACACATATCAGCAAAAAAGCACTCGAAAACATTGTTAGCCCCTTGGACAACTTGGATTTGTAA
- the tnpA gene encoding IS200/IS605 family transposase, whose protein sequence is MAAGTFSQLIIQLIFAVKNRNGLLHKPHRDTLYPYMAAHLNNKRHKCILINGMPDHVHILLGLNPTHAISDTVRDLKRSSSLFINEQKWFVGKFAWQEGYGAFSYSKSDLDKVYQYIQNQEEHHKKFSFKQEYISFLKKFEVKFDDRYLFEFFE, encoded by the coding sequence ATGGCAGCAGGAACATTTTCCCAACTCATTATCCAGCTCATCTTTGCCGTAAAAAATAGAAATGGGCTATTGCATAAACCCCATCGTGATACGCTTTATCCCTATATGGCAGCACATTTGAACAACAAGAGACACAAATGCATCCTCATCAACGGAATGCCCGACCATGTCCATATTTTGCTAGGGCTGAACCCAACACATGCTATTTCTGACACCGTGAGAGACCTCAAAAGAAGTTCTTCTTTATTTATAAATGAACAAAAATGGTTTGTGGGAAAATTTGCTTGGCAAGAAGGGTATGGGGCATTTTCTTACAGCAAATCAGATTTAGACAAGGTGTACCAATATATTCAAAACCAAGAAGAGCACCACAAGAAATTTAGTTTCAAGCAAGAATACATTAGCTTCTTGAAAAAGTTTGAGGTTAAGTTTGATGACAGGTATCTTTTTGAATTTTTTGAGTAG
- a CDS encoding chromate transporter — MDDFYPLKNRQYLLPFAAKRRSLGTQEQTTQTRQKNGEYFQLLTSFLKVGFFMFGGGYAMLPLLEKELIDYRKWITEDELLEIISLSQMTPGTIAINAATHIGNTRAGVLGGVLASFGIIFPSLLIITLIYYFAGAHFENLWVQKAFLGIRACLVAMIANSVYKMFKTGVKGAIPFLVFLLAVLCLFLHIHPILIILAGAVIGLVVWGLVPYMKAKGRAGL; from the coding sequence ATGGATGACTTTTATCCTTTGAAAAACCGTCAGTATCTTCTACCTTTCGCCGCAAAAAGAAGATCATTGGGCACACAAGAACAAACAACACAAACTAGGCAGAAAAATGGGGAATATTTCCAATTACTCACGTCCTTCTTAAAGGTAGGGTTCTTTATGTTTGGCGGGGGCTATGCCATGCTGCCCTTGCTGGAAAAGGAACTGATAGACTACCGAAAATGGATCACGGAAGATGAGCTGCTAGAGATTATCTCCCTTTCCCAGATGACGCCGGGGACTATTGCCATCAATGCGGCTACACACATTGGGAATACGCGGGCAGGGGTGCTAGGCGGTGTCCTTGCTTCCTTTGGTATTATCTTCCCTTCACTGCTTATCATCACGCTGATTTATTACTTTGCAGGGGCGCACTTTGAAAACCTTTGGGTTCAAAAAGCTTTTTTGGGCATTCGAGCCTGTTTGGTAGCCATGATCGCTAATTCGGTCTACAAAATGTTTAAAACGGGGGTGAAAGGAGCAATTCCTTTTTTAGTTTTCCTACTTGCCGTACTCTGCCTGTTTTTACACATTCATCCTATACTAATTATTTTAGCGGGTGCAGTTATTGGTCTGGTTGTTTGGGGATTAGTTCCTTATATGAAAGCAAAGGGGAGGGCAGGGCTATGA
- a CDS encoding chromate transporter, whose translation MKDLFELVKVFFKIGLFSFGGGLAMVPLFIVEFEAQGWMTSDEFFDVLSLAQMTPGAIAMNSATFVGNSVAGVLGGITATSALAAPSVIIMLLLSKFLQRVKNNKFKEALFKGLKPVTVALILFAGWQIANTTYFEGGDYSLVNWKAIGLSIAVGGALLYFKKVNPIFLILASGVIGVILF comes from the coding sequence ATGAAAGACTTATTTGAATTAGTAAAGGTGTTTTTCAAGATTGGGCTATTCAGCTTTGGAGGAGGCTTGGCGATGGTGCCGCTATTCATTGTGGAGTTTGAGGCACAAGGCTGGATGACCAGCGATGAGTTTTTCGATGTGCTCTCCTTGGCTCAAATGACCCCCGGAGCTATTGCCATGAATTCTGCCACCTTTGTGGGCAACAGCGTGGCGGGAGTGTTGGGAGGAATAACCGCTACTTCGGCATTGGCTGCTCCTTCGGTTATCATCATGCTTCTGCTATCGAAATTCTTGCAGCGGGTGAAAAATAATAAGTTTAAAGAAGCCCTTTTTAAGGGCTTGAAGCCTGTAACCGTTGCCCTTATTTTGTTTGCAGGTTGGCAAATAGCCAATACGACCTACTTTGAAGGGGGAGACTATAGCCTTGTTAACTGGAAAGCGATTGGCTTGAGTATTGCCGTTGGCGGTGCATTGTTGTATTTCAAAAAGGTTAATCCCATCTTTCTTATCCTTGCTTCGGGGGTAATTGGGGTGATTTTGTTTTAG
- a CDS encoding serine hydrolase: MLKKVLIILGIMIGIVVLLFGYGVYYFNPNKETVLNFIKENPEKAAIKLVRNDTTLAELNPNTVMPLASTVKIIIAIEYAEQAANGTINPNELIETSELDMYYAPNTDGGAHPGWLTSVESKIVDGKIPIRDVAKGMIKFSSNANTEWLCQKLGLENINSQIDSLGLKQHSQMYYIVSALFVGKEKFPELKGEELVQALKDLSLAEYIQTTEQIHQKLASDTSYKKEIGQMGLAVQRVWSDNLPASTTSDYVSIMEKINSRSYFSPEAQQYLDEVMEWILENPQNRSWLEHSGMKGGSTAFVLTKALYATDKQGNKVEMAYFFNDLNPLESQRLQMSMNEFELKILSDDEFRAQVQETLSPSTANLSTRPE, from the coding sequence ATGCTTAAAAAAGTCTTGATCATCCTCGGAATCATGATTGGTATTGTTGTGCTGCTCTTTGGGTATGGAGTATATTACTTCAACCCAAACAAAGAAACCGTACTCAACTTCATCAAAGAAAACCCTGAAAAGGCAGCAATCAAACTTGTCAGAAACGACACTACACTAGCAGAATTAAACCCAAATACGGTCATGCCCCTGGCAAGCACCGTAAAGATCATAATTGCCATAGAATATGCAGAGCAAGCTGCCAACGGAACTATCAATCCCAACGAACTTATAGAAACAAGTGAGTTAGATATGTATTATGCTCCCAATACCGACGGGGGCGCACATCCGGGATGGTTGACATCGGTCGAAAGCAAAATTGTGGATGGTAAAATTCCAATAAGAGACGTTGCCAAAGGGATGATCAAGTTCAGCTCCAATGCCAATACCGAATGGCTTTGCCAAAAACTTGGGTTAGAAAACATAAACAGCCAAATTGATAGCCTAGGGCTAAAGCAACACTCCCAGATGTACTACATTGTGTCGGCTCTTTTTGTGGGGAAAGAGAAGTTTCCAGAGCTAAAAGGGGAAGAACTAGTCCAAGCACTGAAAGACCTTTCCTTGGCAGAATACATCCAAACGACCGAGCAGATCCACCAAAAACTGGCAAGCGATACCTCCTACAAAAAAGAAATTGGGCAGATGGGCTTAGCGGTACAAAGAGTATGGTCCGATAATCTGCCAGCTTCCACTACCTCCGACTATGTAAGCATCATGGAAAAAATAAACTCAAGAAGCTATTTCAGTCCCGAAGCCCAGCAATACCTCGACGAAGTGATGGAATGGATATTGGAAAACCCACAAAACAGATCATGGCTAGAACATTCGGGCATGAAAGGAGGATCTACTGCTTTTGTGCTTACCAAAGCCCTCTACGCTACCGACAAACAAGGGAATAAAGTGGAAATGGCTTACTTCTTCAATGACCTAAACCCTTTGGAAAGCCAACGCTTACAGATGAGCATGAACGAGTTTGAATTGAAAATCTTGTCGGATGATGAGTTTAGGGCCCAGGTACAGGAAACTCTTAGTCCGTCCACTGCCAATTTATCTACAAGACCAGAGTAA
- a CDS encoding CRTAC1 family protein produces MPELLDKAAKEKFFVPDNVYAGSVRAAHFHALAEAATGTQKDRYLLREAESMLYAGKNQESIALLERLWANRNKGSMGSGLEFREIEEVRSLLALAYLRLGEQENCIHHHDASASCIIPIAPEGFHHAKEGSSKAVVFLEEFLSHNTHDLKARWLLNIAYMTLGEYPEGVPEKWAIPDSAFQSDYPLKKFEDIAPKLGLNVNELSGGGIVDDFNNDNLLDVFVSSWFPSHHLRYFTNNGDGSFTEQSETAALMETGGGLNMVQADYNNDGFLDVFVLRGAWMENLGEHPNSLLRNNGDNTFTDVTIEAGLLSFHPTQAAVWTDFNNDGWVDLFIGNESDTNNTHPCEFYINNGDGTFSEKTSEAGLLISTAQGPFFVKGATSLDYDKDGWMDLYVSTLQQENLFFKNRGVDEKGNVVFEEVGNNVGLGEKLSSFPIWSFDYNNDGWEDIFVAGYRRSYGSIIPDVASEYLGLPFRAETMRLYQNNRGTFTDVSKEVGLDKIGYAMGANFGDLDNDGYPDIYLSTGEVSFESIIPNRVFRNAAGEVFQDVTTAGGFGNIQKGHGVSFSDIDNDGDQDIHVVMGGAFEGDNFFNSLFENPYEEENNWVNLRLVGTKSNRSAIGSRIVVRVLEEGQERAFYHTVCSGGSFGSSTLRAEIGLGNTSEITQVEVVWAGSDTHQVFEGVQLNRFYTITEGKPQAEKLSLHALGL; encoded by the coding sequence ATGCCTGAGTTATTGGACAAAGCGGCAAAGGAAAAGTTTTTTGTGCCTGATAATGTGTATGCTGGATCGGTAAGGGCCGCCCATTTTCATGCTTTGGCTGAAGCTGCTACTGGTACTCAAAAAGATCGCTACCTACTAAGGGAGGCTGAATCCATGCTTTATGCAGGGAAAAACCAAGAGTCGATTGCGTTACTAGAAAGGCTTTGGGCAAACAGGAACAAAGGCAGTATGGGGAGCGGATTGGAGTTTAGGGAAATAGAAGAAGTTAGGTCTTTACTGGCACTTGCTTATTTGCGCTTAGGTGAGCAAGAAAATTGTATCCATCACCACGATGCCTCTGCCTCATGTATCATTCCAATAGCACCTGAGGGTTTTCACCATGCAAAGGAAGGGTCTAGCAAGGCAGTTGTTTTTTTAGAAGAATTTTTGAGCCATAATACGCATGATCTTAAAGCTAGGTGGCTGTTGAATATTGCCTATATGACTTTGGGGGAATATCCTGAAGGTGTTCCAGAAAAATGGGCTATTCCCGACAGTGCTTTTCAATCAGACTATCCCTTAAAGAAGTTTGAAGATATTGCTCCTAAACTTGGGTTGAACGTGAACGAGCTTTCTGGTGGTGGAATAGTGGATGATTTTAATAATGATAATCTTTTAGATGTATTTGTTTCCAGTTGGTTTCCCTCGCATCATCTGCGGTACTTTACAAATAACGGTGATGGTAGTTTTACGGAACAGTCGGAAACAGCAGCCTTGATGGAGACTGGTGGAGGGTTGAACATGGTGCAGGCGGATTATAACAACGACGGTTTTTTGGATGTGTTTGTATTGAGAGGGGCTTGGATGGAAAACTTGGGCGAACACCCTAATTCATTACTGAGGAACAATGGGGACAATACGTTTACCGATGTGACCATAGAGGCAGGCTTGTTGTCTTTTCACCCAACACAAGCGGCAGTTTGGACAGATTTTAACAACGATGGCTGGGTAGACCTATTCATAGGAAATGAGTCAGACACCAACAACACACATCCTTGTGAATTTTACATCAATAATGGCGATGGTACTTTTTCGGAGAAAACAAGTGAAGCTGGTCTTTTAATCAGTACTGCCCAGGGCCCTTTTTTTGTAAAAGGAGCTACCTCGCTCGACTATGACAAAGATGGTTGGATGGATTTGTATGTGTCTACACTGCAACAGGAAAATCTTTTTTTTAAGAATAGGGGTGTGGATGAAAAGGGGAATGTGGTTTTTGAGGAAGTTGGGAATAATGTAGGTTTAGGCGAGAAACTTTCTAGCTTTCCTATTTGGTCTTTTGATTATAACAATGATGGCTGGGAAGATATTTTTGTGGCTGGGTATAGACGGAGTTATGGTTCTATTATTCCTGATGTTGCCAGTGAATATTTAGGGTTGCCTTTCAGAGCCGAGACCATGCGACTTTATCAAAATAATAGAGGGACATTCACGGATGTATCGAAGGAAGTAGGTTTGGATAAAATAGGCTATGCCATGGGGGCAAACTTTGGCGACCTTGACAACGATGGCTATCCAGATATTTACCTAAGTACGGGGGAAGTGAGTTTTGAATCTATCATTCCCAATCGGGTCTTTCGGAACGCAGCTGGGGAAGTTTTCCAAGATGTGACTACGGCAGGTGGTTTTGGGAATATCCAGAAAGGGCATGGGGTTTCTTTTTCCGATATTGACAATGATGGAGACCAAGATATTCATGTGGTGATGGGAGGTGCTTTTGAAGGGGACAATTTCTTTAATTCGCTCTTTGAAAATCCTTATGAGGAAGAAAACAACTGGGTAAACCTTCGCTTGGTAGGTACGAAGTCTAACCGTTCGGCTATTGGAAGCCGCATAGTGGTTAGAGTACTGGAAGAAGGGCAGGAACGGGCGTTTTACCACACCGTCTGCTCGGGTGGGAGCTTTGGTAGCTCTACCTTGAGGGCGGAAATTGGTTTGGGAAATACGTCGGAGATTACCCAAGTGGAGGTAGTTTGGGCTGGCTCCGATACTCACCAAGTGTTTGAGGGCGTTCAGTTGAACCGCTTTTATACGATTACAGAAGGCAAACCGCAAGCAGAAAAGCTCAGCTTGCATGCCTTAGGATTATAG